TATACTGTGGGATCATCAATCCAGAATTTAATCCGGCATCATGAGTAAGCAGCTTGGGCAAACCGTAACGGCCTTCGCTCATCAGGTAACAACGCCTGTCGGCTATATTGCCCAGTTCGGCAGCGGCCACGGTGGCATAGTCCAACGGTAAAGCCAGCGGCTGGCCGTGAAAGTTGCCGCCGCTGATGGTATCATCGGCACTAAAAATAACGGGGTTATCGGTAACCGAGTTTAACTCAATCTCGGTAAGTTCTTTTAAATGCAGCCAGGCGTTACGCGATGCGCCGTGCACCTGCGGCATACAACGCAAGGAATAGGGATCCTGCACCCTATCGCAATTGATGTGCGCCGAATTGATCTCTGATCCGTTTAATAAAGTAAACAGGCGGTCGGCAACCATTTTAGTGCCTTTAAAGGGGCGTAAAGCATGGATGCGGGCGTCAAAAGGCCTTACCGAACCCATCAGCCCTTCTAACGACATGGCGCCAATCAGGTCGGCACGGTTTAGGGCATCATCCAAACGCTCAACTGCTTTTATCGCGAAAGCTAATATAAATTGTGTGCCGTTTATTAAGGCAAGCCCTTCTTTAGGGCCTAAAACTAATGGGGCCAGGTTATGTTTTTGCAGTACCTGCGACGCAGGCCTGCGTTCGCCATTTTCATATACCTCGCCTAAACCTATTAAAGGTAAAAACAGGTGCGATAAGGGGGCCAGATCGCCCGAAGCACCTACAGATCCTTTTTCGGGCACGACCGGCACAATATCATTGTCAATATGCCAGATGATACGTATTAAGGTATCCGGCGCCACACCAGAGAAGCCTTGCGCCAAAGCATGTACTTTGGTTATCAGCATCAGTTTGGCAATTTCTCGCGGGATAGGTTTACCAACCCCAACACTATGGCTTTTAAGTATATTACTTTGCAGCAAACTGGTATCAGCCTCGGATATATGGGTATCGCATAGCGGGCCAAAACCTGTATTAATGCCGTAAACCGGCTTTTGCGCATGAACGATTTTGGCAACCTCGCCCCAGGAGGCACGGATAGCTTTATCAGCATCTGCATCGATAATCCCCCTGGTTTTGCCTGCGGCAATATCAAGGCAAATGCCAATGGTTAAATGGTTTGTGCCGTAGTTGAAAATGCTATTCATGATCGGCGGATTTTAAATTAGCTGTTAACTTTTCGCCGATAACGGCAGACAGGTTGCTTGAACGAAAGGTATTTTCAACGGCCGTAATAGCAGGCAACAGTTGTTGCGATATGGCATCGCTATCCACCAGTTGGGTCATGGCCTGGCTGATGGCATCCCAAACGGGCAATATCTGCTTTAGTAATGCGCGGCCGCTATCGGTTAACGTAACCAGTTGCCTGCGGCCGTCGTCGGTACAGGTTGCGCTGGTAACCAGGCCCCGGTTTTTTAAATTGGTAATCAGCTGGCTTGCCGCCGGGTGCGAAACCTCGATCTGCTCGCTCAGTTCCTTGATGGATAAAGCATCGTTTTTAGAGAGTAAATAAAACACCGGAAACCAGCTGGCATCAAAATCTATCCCCTCATTTTGGTAGGCACGGTTAATCTCTGCCAAAAAAGCTTCGCTTAATCGCCGCAACCTGCTACCCAATACCAAATAACCCAGGCTTTGATATAAATTCATAGTGCAATTTATATAAGTGCTTATATAATTGCAAGTGTTTTAGGAAAGAAATTTTTGAAGTGGGATAGACCCGGACTGGAAGCCTTGAACAAGCGTTACTGCTAATTTAGATATGATAATTAATGTTTGCGGTTATGATATCAAAAGACGCGCTACTCAATCGCTCACTTTGAAAAGAATAATGTGCAAATTTTTGTGGATACATTAAGTCATTAGCAAGATAACGGGTAAGTATAGACTTCTGAAAACTCATTACCGAAATATTTTTGTTGGTAATTCCGGTATATATAAATTCGGAGTGGTCAAAATAAAAAAAGTAGGTTGCTACGTTTTTAAAGCTTTCATTAAAGTTGATTTTAATATTGCTCCCACTAATTTCCAGGCCTCCCTGTTCAACGCTACGAAAAGCGACCCTATCCATTGAGTGCTGAGGTGAATCTAAAAATAAAACTATTAATGATGTATAATAGCCGGCGTTCCGTGCTTTATCGGCCAAATCCTTGAAGCTCGAATCATTAAAAACTGTTTCTAAAATAACGTCTTTTCGTTGTTTGAGTGCTTTCAGGAAAATTTCTTTCGACCGAGCTTTATAAACATCAGTCATAATAATTTCAAAGCCGTCAAGCTCACTTATTCGCGTACGGATAAAACTTGACTTACCAGCAGCGTTACAACCAGCCACAACTACAAACTTGGGTTGCTTCATTGAGAACTTAACTGCTTAATGACAGTATCTTTTACTTGTACCGGCATGTCGTTTTCGTCTACAATAATTTCAACGCTGACCAGGTACCGTTCACCAGTGGGTAATTCCTTGGTGTAGTACTCGCCATCGCCTTCGTATTTTGCATAAAATGGGTTACCAAGTTCAAAGGCGCGCTGCCTTCCCAGTTCGTGAATGTTATCAATATTAGATAACAATTTTTCTAAAAAAACAGGTCTTTCCATGGAGTACCATTTGATCTGCTAATTACAAATCACATCGAATTTACGCAATGTTTAAGAATATTGGACCAATACATTCATTGAATTTTAAAAATGCCGAACACTTAGGGTTTAAAACCGTCGCTGTATTTTATACCTAAACCATGGTTTACCCTATCATATTATCCCGATGCTATTCACCTGCCGGTTCCCAAAGCTCAATAATGTTGCCTTCCGGGTCGAGCACATGAACGAATTTGCCATAGTCATATTCGGCAATCTCGTCTACAATGGTCACATTGTCCTTTTTCAACTCCTCAACCAGCGCAACCAGGTTTTCTACCCGGTAATTAATCATAAACGGCTTTGCCGAGGGATTGAAATATTTGGTAT
The genomic region above belongs to Mucilaginibacter sp. KACC 22773 and contains:
- the hutH gene encoding histidine ammonia-lyase; the encoded protein is MNSIFNYGTNHLTIGICLDIAAGKTRGIIDADADKAIRASWGEVAKIVHAQKPVYGINTGFGPLCDTHISEADTSLLQSNILKSHSVGVGKPIPREIAKLMLITKVHALAQGFSGVAPDTLIRIIWHIDNDIVPVVPEKGSVGASGDLAPLSHLFLPLIGLGEVYENGERRPASQVLQKHNLAPLVLGPKEGLALINGTQFILAFAIKAVERLDDALNRADLIGAMSLEGLMGSVRPFDARIHALRPFKGTKMVADRLFTLLNGSEINSAHINCDRVQDPYSLRCMPQVHGASRNAWLHLKELTEIELNSVTDNPVIFSADDTISGGNFHGQPLALPLDYATVAAAELGNIADRRCYLMSEGRYGLPKLLTHDAGLNSGLMIPQYTTAALVTENKTLCFPASADSVPTSLGQEDHVSMGSISGRKLHTVLDNIEYIQAIELLYAAQAMDFRRPLKSTPVVEALHDYVRQYVPFINDDRVFADDINRLHQIITDGSFLATANNAANHHHITLSHDEFGIY
- a CDS encoding MarR family winged helix-turn-helix transcriptional regulator gives rise to the protein MNLYQSLGYLVLGSRLRRLSEAFLAEINRAYQNEGIDFDASWFPVFYLLSKNDALSIKELSEQIEVSHPAASQLITNLKNRGLVTSATCTDDGRRQLVTLTDSGRALLKQILPVWDAISQAMTQLVDSDAISQQLLPAITAVENTFRSSNLSAVIGEKLTANLKSADHE
- a CDS encoding zeta toxin family protein; the protein is MKQPKFVVVAGCNAAGKSSFIRTRISELDGFEIIMTDVYKARSKEIFLKALKQRKDVILETVFNDSSFKDLADKARNAGYYTSLIVLFLDSPQHSMDRVAFRSVEQGGLEISGSNIKINFNESFKNVATYFFYFDHSEFIYTGITNKNISVMSFQKSILTRYLANDLMYPQKFAHYSFQSERLSSASFDIITANINYHI
- a CDS encoding VOC family protein; this translates as MKKVTGIGGVFFKCENPQSMNEWYAKNLGLPKSEYGTTFEWREADDPSKTGSTSWCTFPQDTKYFNPSAKPFMINYRVENLVALVEELKKDNVTIVDEIAEYDYGKFVHVLDPEGNIIELWEPAGE